One window of the Geotrypetes seraphini chromosome 19, aGeoSer1.1, whole genome shotgun sequence genome contains the following:
- the LMO2 gene encoding rhombotin-2 encodes MSSAIERKSLDPSEEPVDEVLQMSPSLLTCGGCQQNIGDRYFLKAIDQYWHEDCLSCDLCGCRLGEVGRRLYYKLGRKLCRRDYLRLFGQDGLCASCDKRIRAYEMTMRVKDKVYHLECFKCAACQKHFCVGDRYLLINSDIVCEQDLYEWTKINGMM; translated from the exons GGAACCAGTGGATGAGGTGCTTCAGATGTCCCCTTCCTTGCTGACATGTGGCGGCTGCCAGCAGAATATTGGGGATCGGTACTTTCTGAAGGCCATTGACCAGTACTGGCACGAGGACTGTCTGAGTTGTGACCTGTGTGGCTGCAGGCTTGGTGAAGTGGGACGACGGCTGTACTACAAACTGGGTCGAAAGCTCTGCAGGAGGGACTACCTCAG ACTTTTTGGGCAGGATGGGCTATGTGCTTCCTGTGACAAACGGATCCGAGCGTACGAAATGACAATGCGCGTGAAGGACAAAGTCTACCACCTTGAGTGCTTCAAGTGTGCGGCCTGTCAGAAGCATTTCTGTGTGGGTGACCGATACCTCCTCATTAACTCAGACATTGTGTGTGAGCAGGACCTCTATGAATGGACAAAGATCAATGGTATGATGTAA